The following are from one region of the Thiocapsa rosea genome:
- a CDS encoding dicarboxylate/amino acid:cation symporter: MSVLKMKLHWQILIALVLAIVIGLLIERDTGLFGVTLYGIFAFLGELFLNALKMLIVPLIVSSIIVGVAGIGSSSNLGRLGGKTIGYYAMTSLLAIIVGLLVVNIIQPGVVEGTAEEVFGLTASKSDLEAQFADKGATDIVEIFLRMVPTNVVAAAAAGQMLGLIFFSLLYGFFITRLNGNYAQTQLDFWNGVFEVMMKITELVMRFAPIGVFALVAKTVTDTGLEAFGPLALFFFSVVIALGIHFFVTLPLLLMFIGGVKPSRHYRAMGAALLTAFSTASSSATLPLTMECVEKNAGVSNRTSSFVLPLGATVNMDGTALYECVAVMFIAQAYGIELGFATQILIVILALLTSIGVAGIPAASLVAIAIILTAVGLPLEGIGLILAVDRLLDMMRTSVNVFSDSCGAVIIAKSEGETGILENDVPTPARA; this comes from the coding sequence ATGTCGGTTCTCAAAATGAAGCTCCACTGGCAGATCCTGATCGCGCTTGTGTTGGCGATCGTCATCGGGCTGCTCATCGAGCGCGACACCGGACTCTTCGGGGTCACCCTATACGGGATCTTTGCCTTTCTGGGCGAGCTTTTCCTCAACGCCCTGAAGATGTTGATTGTACCCCTGATCGTGTCTTCGATCATCGTCGGGGTCGCCGGAATCGGCAGCTCGAGCAATCTCGGGCGTCTCGGAGGCAAGACCATCGGCTACTACGCGATGACGAGCCTGCTCGCCATCATCGTAGGGCTGCTTGTCGTCAACATCATTCAGCCCGGTGTGGTGGAAGGCACGGCCGAGGAGGTGTTCGGGCTCACGGCCAGCAAGAGCGATCTGGAGGCCCAATTCGCCGACAAGGGCGCCACCGACATCGTCGAGATCTTCCTGCGCATGGTGCCGACCAACGTCGTCGCGGCGGCGGCGGCGGGACAGATGCTCGGGCTGATCTTCTTCAGTCTGCTCTACGGTTTCTTCATCACGCGCCTGAACGGCAACTATGCGCAAACACAGCTCGACTTCTGGAACGGCGTCTTCGAGGTGATGATGAAGATCACCGAGCTGGTGATGCGCTTCGCACCCATCGGGGTCTTCGCACTGGTCGCCAAGACGGTCACGGACACCGGGCTGGAGGCATTCGGGCCGCTTGCGCTCTTCTTCTTCAGCGTCGTGATCGCGCTGGGCATCCATTTTTTCGTGACCCTGCCCCTGCTGCTCATGTTCATCGGCGGGGTCAAGCCAAGCCGCCACTACCGCGCCATGGGAGCTGCGCTGCTCACGGCCTTCTCGACCGCATCCTCCTCGGCCACGCTCCCGCTCACCATGGAATGTGTCGAGAAGAATGCAGGGGTCTCCAATCGGACCTCGAGCTTCGTGCTGCCCTTGGGTGCGACGGTGAACATGGACGGAACTGCGCTCTATGAGTGCGTCGCCGTCATGTTCATCGCCCAGGCGTACGGGATCGAGTTGGGATTCGCGACCCAGATCCTGATCGTGATCCTCGCGCTTCTGACCTCGATCGGCGTGGCCGGCATCCCGGCCGCAAGCCTCGTGGCCATCGCCATCATCCTGACCGCCGTCGGCCTGCCGCTGGAAGGGATCGGGCTGATCCTGGCGGTCGATCGACTCCTCGATATGATGCGCACCTCGGTCAACGTCTTCAGCGACTCGTGCGGTGCCGTCATCATCGCCAAGAGCGAAGGGGAAACCGGCATTCTCGAGAACGATGTGCCAACGCCGGCCAGGGCCTAG
- a CDS encoding sulfite exporter TauE/SafE family protein, which yields MSDLTPSASAETTAKLFRGRVLKPAEGVFLFHPRAMERLITDHLAAEARDISIPELAYYLMPSTAFLTGLELENPEALAVIEGLNLPDYVILLPIPPEQRLDRVGFTRLLRDYWARRFEAEIARAWQMARDDNRDGDPFGPVGLARRIGPLALAEVRDIMTRDGVVPAGIGDAFVCRSFVALIARLRYFSPGARGFFFPTIRDWHALDLWLLESGLDLPGSMQGGRLPRLLEHTRPDHRCGVPAYLPLLPSNLPYGESDPDFARVIAAQESHEAPLFPDEPATPDAAGATLASPVDEIEARCLAVLHGASQLMRRDWRTTLRDIVITPLGPLLDGLLAIPTRLSRRGSTAGPRGFLLDLHLALFADAVRKAQRAELDNHYAAALVNLSLARRRFDAMDVPCPNARDAVRVILAQRAAAAESTLADLIAVNSKLSPGTARELAALTALLGEEVMRSGSARSAYMILRNLERALLESRTTYYRLRPFQWAASGGKVQLRQILPFQAQLKALRALEIASIRLEQIEWPTREVERFSVPLKRLSEQLSTRLAGQLRPHLRVSLEEAGFNPRNHREKVAAHKMREELLDVIQHRRHLKFTDVRDIVARNILRLPDPTLEEIRHGDRLAHFDRIAAKNLPGVYKPGEFYVKGLQQLGAPLFGTPRGRLILRHLILPTGLAFLGLKTIDILVGLITHEESSVHLAPLWLVMLLALLINAFAYTRVGRAIAKTIWRVLSWTVRLLLFDGVRRLLRWAPVARLLSTSIIRGLDRNLVQPLFIGLLVVLPFVGIGLLIEEVEIDYGLSLLIPAFAIGTLARNTPAGRRLLDNLASTAWQMLRRLNQTLVIGLVRELLHFFKEVTRRFEQGLHRIEELLSHQLGESRLALAIKALFAPVWKFTEAFIQFYVTVLVEPQVNPIKHFPLVTIAHKLMLPFLPALTGLLVALTEPFLPKLIAYPFVTVTILLLPGLAGFLVWELKENRRIYAANHASAHSVGYDSSRIEAVRRSDLESTPIEAAVIGSHGETMRGMLRRGFHSGTLPKAFDRLRRVLRDEIRDEVPYPHRLRDAQRRLAEVNRALCVFCDRELGYALRRRCAEPNCGLVRVETGRPRLSSNAFDLTLELFAANTANDRPIELRLCVYLEEPDLFLKVEISGPREQLGEPCWSLIRSDLAVFSGRAGVKQAPSAV from the coding sequence GTGTCTGACCTTACCCCATCCGCCAGCGCCGAGACCACCGCGAAGCTCTTCCGCGGGCGCGTCCTTAAACCCGCTGAAGGCGTCTTCCTGTTCCACCCCAGGGCCATGGAGCGCCTGATCACGGACCATCTGGCGGCCGAAGCCCGTGACATCTCGATCCCCGAGCTCGCCTATTACCTGATGCCCTCCACGGCCTTTCTGACGGGCCTCGAATTGGAAAATCCGGAGGCACTGGCGGTCATCGAGGGGCTCAACCTGCCCGACTACGTGATCCTCTTGCCGATCCCGCCGGAACAGCGACTCGACCGGGTCGGCTTCACGCGACTGTTGCGCGACTACTGGGCACGGCGTTTCGAGGCGGAGATCGCGCGCGCCTGGCAGATGGCTCGCGACGATAATCGCGACGGGGATCCGTTCGGCCCGGTCGGTCTGGCACGCCGGATCGGCCCGCTGGCCTTGGCCGAGGTGCGCGACATCATGACGCGCGACGGGGTCGTCCCCGCGGGTATCGGCGACGCCTTCGTTTGCCGCAGCTTCGTCGCCCTGATTGCCCGATTGCGCTATTTCTCACCGGGCGCACGCGGTTTCTTCTTTCCGACGATCCGCGACTGGCACGCGCTCGATCTGTGGCTCCTCGAGAGCGGGCTCGATCTCCCCGGATCGATGCAGGGCGGGCGGCTGCCGCGTTTGCTGGAGCATACCCGCCCGGATCACCGCTGCGGCGTGCCCGCGTATCTGCCGCTTCTCCCGTCCAACCTGCCCTACGGCGAGTCGGATCCGGATTTCGCGCGCGTGATCGCGGCCCAGGAGAGCCACGAAGCGCCGCTCTTCCCGGATGAGCCCGCAACGCCGGACGCCGCCGGTGCGACGCTCGCGTCCCCCGTCGACGAGATCGAGGCACGTTGTCTCGCGGTCCTGCACGGAGCCTCTCAATTGATGCGTCGGGACTGGCGAACGACGCTTCGGGACATCGTCATCACACCGCTCGGCCCGCTTCTGGACGGATTGCTGGCCATCCCGACGCGGCTGAGCCGTCGCGGATCCACCGCAGGACCCCGCGGGTTCCTGCTGGACCTGCATCTGGCCCTGTTCGCCGATGCGGTGCGCAAGGCTCAGCGCGCCGAGCTCGACAATCACTATGCCGCCGCACTCGTCAACCTGTCCTTGGCCCGGCGACGCTTCGACGCGATGGACGTACCCTGCCCGAATGCGCGCGACGCCGTCCGCGTGATCCTCGCCCAGCGGGCCGCGGCCGCCGAGAGCACCTTGGCGGACCTCATCGCCGTGAACTCGAAGCTCAGCCCGGGCACGGCACGCGAGTTGGCTGCCTTGACCGCGCTCTTGGGCGAGGAGGTGATGCGCTCCGGGTCGGCACGCTCGGCTTACATGATCCTTCGCAACCTGGAGCGCGCTCTGCTGGAGAGCCGCACGACTTACTACCGTCTCCGTCCCTTCCAATGGGCAGCGAGCGGCGGCAAGGTCCAGCTGCGACAGATCCTGCCCTTTCAGGCCCAGCTCAAGGCGCTGCGTGCGCTCGAGATCGCATCGATCCGGCTTGAACAGATCGAGTGGCCGACCCGCGAAGTCGAGCGGTTCTCGGTCCCCTTGAAGCGACTCTCCGAGCAGCTTTCCACGCGACTTGCCGGCCAGCTCAGACCCCACCTTCGCGTTTCTCTCGAGGAAGCCGGCTTCAACCCGCGCAATCATCGCGAGAAGGTCGCGGCGCACAAGATGCGCGAGGAGCTGCTCGACGTCATCCAGCACCGTCGGCATCTGAAGTTCACCGACGTGCGCGATATCGTCGCACGCAACATCCTGCGCTTGCCCGACCCGACCCTCGAGGAGATTCGCCACGGCGACCGCTTGGCGCATTTCGACCGGATCGCCGCCAAGAACCTGCCCGGCGTTTACAAGCCGGGCGAATTCTATGTCAAGGGGTTGCAGCAGCTCGGCGCACCTCTGTTCGGCACGCCGCGAGGGCGGTTGATCCTGCGTCATCTCATCCTGCCGACCGGCCTCGCCTTCCTGGGGCTCAAGACGATCGATATTCTGGTCGGCCTGATCACGCACGAGGAGAGCTCCGTCCATTTGGCGCCCCTCTGGCTCGTGATGCTGCTCGCCCTGCTGATCAATGCGTTCGCCTACACCCGCGTCGGGCGTGCGATCGCCAAAACGATCTGGCGCGTCCTCTCTTGGACGGTCCGTCTGCTGCTGTTCGACGGGGTGCGCAGACTGCTGCGCTGGGCGCCTGTCGCGAGACTCCTGTCGACGAGCATCATCCGCGGACTGGATCGTAACCTCGTCCAGCCGCTGTTCATCGGCTTGCTGGTCGTGCTCCCGTTCGTGGGAATCGGTCTGCTGATCGAAGAGGTGGAGATCGATTACGGTCTATCCTTGCTGATCCCGGCCTTTGCGATCGGCACGCTCGCGCGCAACACGCCGGCGGGTCGACGTTTGCTCGACAATCTCGCGAGCACGGCCTGGCAGATGCTGCGTCGACTGAACCAGACCCTGGTGATCGGGTTGGTTCGAGAGCTGCTCCATTTCTTCAAGGAGGTGACGCGCCGCTTCGAGCAGGGGCTGCATCGGATCGAGGAGCTGCTGAGCCATCAGCTCGGAGAGTCGCGGCTCGCGCTTGCCATCAAGGCGCTGTTTGCGCCGGTCTGGAAATTCACGGAGGCGTTCATCCAGTTTTACGTGACCGTTTTGGTGGAGCCCCAGGTCAATCCGATCAAGCATTTCCCTTTGGTCACCATCGCGCACAAGCTGATGCTGCCCTTCTTGCCTGCACTCACCGGGCTGCTGGTTGCACTCACGGAGCCCTTTCTGCCGAAGTTGATCGCCTATCCCTTCGTGACCGTCACCATCCTCTTGTTGCCGGGACTCGCCGGTTTCCTGGTGTGGGAGCTGAAGGAGAATCGGCGGATCTATGCGGCCAACCATGCGAGCGCGCACTCGGTTGGATACGATTCAAGTCGGATCGAGGCGGTGCGCCGATCCGATCTGGAGAGCACGCCGATCGAGGCGGCCGTCATCGGCAGCCACGGCGAGACCATGCGCGGGATGCTCCGCCGGGGTTTTCACAGCGGAACATTGCCCAAGGCGTTTGACCGGCTCAGACGGGTGCTGCGCGATGAGATCCGCGACGAGGTCCCCTACCCCCATCGCCTTCGAGACGCACAGCGTCGACTCGCCGAGGTGAATCGTGCCCTCTGCGTCTTCTGCGATCGCGAGCTGGGATATGCCTTGCGTCGCCGCTGCGCCGAGCCGAATTGCGGCCTGGTCCGTGTCGAGACCGGACGGCCGCGCCTGTCGAGCAACGCCTTCGATCTGACCTTGGAGCTGTTCGCCGCAAATACCGCGAATGATCGGCCGATCGAGCTGCGGCTCTGTGTCTATCTCGAGGAGCCCGACCTCTTCCTGAAGGTCGAGATCAGCGGCCCGCGCGAGCAGCTCGGTGAGCCCTGTTGGAGCCTGATTCGCTCCGATCTTGCGGTGTTCAGCGGTCGTGCGGGGGTGAAGCAGGCGCCGTCGGCGGTTTAG
- a CDS encoding DUF6399 domain-containing protein: MDRAKHLHAVAQAQQDGQSQRAAVSGAGVARSTLRHWNASPAPSAPAALSAFVETPEGVVWLRRILVAAHWSIGEQGGAGVRVVCDFLERSGLSAFIGASYGAQQAFHAGLEEQIVTAATELRGTLAQAMPHRTLSIAEDETWKDGMRLVGIDAVSNFILLEHRSDERSAAAWTRALEGGLEGLNVTVVQGTSDEAKGLLAHVERDLGAHHATDLFHLQHEVSQAMSLSLKRAEQQAETAETEAKARWQDECAAEQAYHRRRHGPGRPPAFAARIDEALSAYVQASLAREQAHAHRAEAKALIGAFSEVDHPYEIQQGQAQTPEQLEARLGTLFARLEAIAEEADLSERLCAHLAKAKRLTQSLVATLTFFFMMVNTRVQALDLAPAIEQAMLDDLIPALYLERVAARSTRAEPRHRLRALSAQRLAPLRQPSHPIQSLDPQTRHHLEQVAGECADLFQRSSSCVEGRNGFLALYQHGHHRLSPRKQQVLTALHNFAIKRPDGTTAAERFFAQPHPSLFEQVLERMPWPARPARRRPRPARQPYLVPVAA, translated from the coding sequence TTGGATCGCGCCAAGCACCTGCATGCGGTGGCGCAAGCCCAGCAGGATGGGCAGAGTCAACGCGCGGCGGTCAGCGGCGCCGGCGTGGCGCGCAGCACCCTGCGTCACTGGAACGCGTCCCCTGCGCCATCGGCGCCGGCGGCGCTGTCGGCCTTCGTCGAGACGCCCGAGGGCGTGGTGTGGCTGCGCCGGATCCTGGTTGCCGCGCACTGGAGCATCGGCGAGCAGGGCGGCGCGGGCGTGCGCGTGGTCTGCGATTTTCTCGAGCGCAGTGGGCTGTCGGCATTCATCGGCGCCTCCTACGGTGCGCAGCAGGCGTTCCATGCCGGCTTGGAGGAGCAGATCGTCACCGCCGCCACCGAACTGCGCGGGACGCTGGCCCAAGCCATGCCCCATCGCACACTGAGCATCGCCGAAGATGAGACGTGGAAAGACGGCATGCGTTTGGTGGGCATCGATGCGGTCTCGAACTTCATCCTGCTCGAGCACAGGAGCGATGAGCGCTCGGCGGCGGCCTGGACACGGGCGCTCGAGGGTGGACTCGAGGGGCTGAATGTCACGGTGGTGCAAGGCACCAGCGATGAGGCCAAGGGGCTGTTGGCGCATGTCGAGCGTGATCTGGGCGCACACCATGCCACGGACCTGTTTCATCTGCAGCATGAGGTCAGCCAGGCGATGAGTCTGTCGCTGAAGCGCGCCGAGCAACAGGCCGAGACGGCGGAGACCGAGGCGAAGGCGCGCTGGCAAGACGAATGCGCCGCCGAGCAGGCCTATCATCGGCGCCGCCACGGCCCCGGGCGCCCGCCGGCGTTCGCCGCGCGCATCGACGAGGCGCTGAGCGCTTACGTCCAAGCCAGCCTTGCGCGCGAGCAGGCCCACGCGCACCGCGCCGAGGCCAAAGCCCTGATCGGTGCGTTCAGCGAGGTCGATCATCCCTACGAGATCCAACAGGGACAGGCGCAAACCCCCGAGCAGTTGGAGGCGCGTCTGGGAACGCTGTTTGCGCGCCTGGAGGCGATCGCCGAGGAAGCGGATCTTTCCGAGCGTCTCTGCGCACATCTGGCCAAGGCGAAGCGCCTGACTCAAAGCCTCGTCGCCACGCTGACCTTCTTCTTCATGATGGTCAACACCCGGGTGCAGGCGCTGGACCTGGCACCGGCCATCGAGCAGGCGATGCTCGACGATCTGATCCCGGCGCTTTATCTGGAGCGCGTCGCCGCACGCAGCACCCGCGCCGAGCCCCGTCATCGACTCCGAGCACTGAGTGCGCAGCGTCTCGCCCCGCTGAGGCAGCCCTCGCACCCGATCCAGTCGCTGGATCCGCAGACCCGTCACCATCTCGAGCAGGTCGCCGGGGAGTGTGCCGATCTGTTCCAGCGCAGCAGCTCCTGTGTCGAGGGACGCAACGGCTTCCTCGCGCTCTATCAGCACGGGCATCACCGACTCAGTCCGCGCAAGCAGCAGGTCTTGACCGCCCTGCACAACTTTGCGATCAAGCGGCCCGACGGCACCACGGCCGCCGAGCGCTTCTTCGCTCAACCCCACCCATCCTTGTTCGAGCAGGTGCTCGAGCGCATGCCCTGGCCCGCCCGACCGGCCCGACGACGACCGCGCCCGGCAAGGCAGCCTTACCTCGTTCCTGTGGCGGCTTAG
- a CDS encoding GTPase family protein, whose amino-acid sequence MKKLLGRIDRLRLLALLLWAVPVVALLPLGLFWLWQVEALRYWLGALVLFSAAGYGLQAWLHRHERRLLLDAETEPDPDWPPAADVAWALVEDLAAQTKPEDWPIGEGDRLGVLGQQTLERVARHFHPDVDEPLLELTVPHTLLIVERASRDLRETITDHIPFSHRLTVGSLMRAYRWKPFADRLLGLYRAGQWVVNPAHAFLTEALAQLRGRGYALAQDELYGWILKEYVRKVGSYAIELYSGRLLLSDAAPDARPTTTSERDLRASDASDEPAGEPLRILVLGRSNAGKSSLINALFGQLRVATDLLPDTTKMLTPYRLAREGLDLALIYDTPGSDAIDDQTLRTAAGDADMILWVSAADRPDRHADRETLDSLRAAFAERMTRRPPPVLVALSHIDRLRPVREWLPPYDLAEPKSLKAESILAAVEVVASDLAIPIASVIPVCLAGGRVYNVEDVLWAAILDRLDAAQRSRLLRCQDARKREENWSLVRRQLANAGRFLLELPNRSTGGRNRR is encoded by the coding sequence ATGAAGAAACTCCTCGGCCGCATCGATCGCCTGCGCCTTCTTGCCCTGCTGCTGTGGGCGGTTCCCGTCGTCGCGCTCTTGCCGTTGGGTCTCTTCTGGTTGTGGCAGGTCGAGGCGCTGCGCTACTGGTTGGGTGCGCTCGTTCTCTTCAGCGCGGCCGGGTACGGTCTTCAGGCGTGGCTCCATCGTCACGAGCGCCGGTTGCTCCTCGACGCGGAGACCGAACCGGATCCCGATTGGCCGCCGGCGGCCGACGTCGCCTGGGCGCTGGTCGAGGACCTGGCCGCACAGACCAAACCCGAGGACTGGCCGATCGGGGAGGGCGACCGGCTCGGGGTCTTGGGCCAACAGACGCTCGAGCGTGTCGCACGGCATTTTCATCCGGATGTGGATGAGCCCTTGTTGGAGCTGACGGTGCCGCACACGCTCCTGATCGTCGAGCGCGCGAGCCGCGATCTGCGCGAGACCATCACGGATCACATCCCCTTCAGCCACCGGCTTACCGTGGGTTCGCTGATGCGCGCCTATCGCTGGAAGCCCTTTGCGGATCGCTTGTTGGGGCTGTATCGCGCCGGACAGTGGGTCGTGAATCCGGCCCATGCCTTTTTGACCGAGGCATTGGCGCAGCTGCGCGGGCGCGGTTACGCCTTGGCGCAGGATGAGCTCTATGGTTGGATCCTGAAGGAGTACGTGCGCAAGGTCGGCTCCTATGCAATCGAGCTCTACAGCGGACGGCTCCTGCTCTCGGATGCTGCGCCCGATGCCCGGCCCACCACGACATCCGAGCGCGATCTGCGTGCGTCCGACGCGTCCGACGAGCCGGCCGGCGAGCCCCTAAGGATCCTCGTGTTGGGACGTTCCAACGCCGGCAAGTCCAGTCTGATCAACGCCCTGTTCGGCCAACTGCGTGTGGCGACCGATCTGCTGCCCGACACCACCAAGATGCTCACGCCCTATCGTCTGGCGCGCGAAGGTCTCGATCTCGCGTTGATCTACGACACCCCGGGATCCGACGCGATCGACGATCAGACCCTGCGCACGGCGGCGGGCGACGCCGATATGATCCTCTGGGTCAGTGCCGCCGATCGTCCCGACCGTCACGCCGATCGCGAGACCCTGGACAGCTTGCGGGCGGCCTTCGCCGAGCGGATGACCCGGCGTCCTCCGCCCGTGCTCGTCGCGCTCAGTCATATCGATCGGCTGCGCCCGGTGCGCGAGTGGCTGCCGCCCTATGATCTGGCCGAGCCCAAGAGTCTGAAGGCCGAGAGCATTCTCGCCGCCGTCGAGGTGGTCGCGTCCGATCTCGCGATCCCCATCGCGAGCGTCATCCCGGTCTGTCTCGCCGGCGGGCGGGTCTACAACGTCGAGGATGTCCTCTGGGCGGCCATCCTCGATCGGCTGGACGCCGCGCAACGCTCGCGACTGCTGCGCTGCCAAGACGCGCGCAAACGCGAGGAAAACTGGTCGCTGGTGCGCAGACAACTGGCCAACGCCGGGCGCTTCCTGCTCGAGCTGCCCAATCGAAGCACGGGCGGGCGCAACCGACGGTAG
- a CDS encoding Bax inhibitor-1/YccA family protein, which yields MANTDFSIPRSAQSVISANKVLKNTYLLLAATLGFSAFTAMVSIALAVPSWMYLVSVIVAMLMGIFVLPRAANSSKGIGVIFLITGLLGFGLGSILSMYLALPNGAQTVGLAFGGTAAIFLGLSGYALTSKRDFSFMGGFIFAGMMVVILAIVANLFLQMPALSLAISSAIILLMSGFILFDTSRIARGEETNYIMATYGIYLAIFNIFISLLQILGIMGDD from the coding sequence ATGGCCAACACTGATTTTTCCATTCCCCGCAGCGCACAGTCGGTCATCTCGGCCAACAAGGTGCTCAAGAACACCTATTTGCTGCTCGCCGCAACACTCGGCTTCAGCGCCTTCACGGCGATGGTGTCGATCGCCCTCGCCGTGCCGAGCTGGATGTATCTGGTCTCGGTGATCGTCGCGATGCTGATGGGTATCTTCGTACTTCCGCGCGCGGCCAACTCTTCGAAGGGTATCGGCGTCATCTTCCTGATCACCGGTCTGCTCGGATTCGGGCTGGGTTCGATCCTGTCGATGTATCTGGCTCTTCCCAACGGCGCGCAAACCGTCGGCTTGGCGTTCGGCGGAACCGCGGCGATCTTCCTGGGCCTGTCTGGCTATGCCCTGACCAGCAAGCGTGACTTCAGCTTCATGGGCGGATTCATCTTCGCCGGCATGATGGTCGTGATCCTGGCGATCGTGGCGAATCTGTTCCTTCAGATGCCGGCGCTCTCGCTGGCGATCTCCTCGGCCATCATCCTGCTGATGAGCGGCTTCATCCTGTTCGATACCAGCCGGATCGCGCGGGGCGAAGAAACCAACTACATCATGGCGACCTACGGGATCTACCTCGCCATCTTCAACATTTTCATCAGTCTGCTACAGATCCTCGGGATCATGGGCGACGACTGA
- a CDS encoding DUF4870 family protein has translation MDDSTRNLQPVSARPETTDPLKSTTGFVYLLQALSFIFGVTSVLGVVVNYLRLAEVRGTWLESHFVWQIRTFWFQVLWGLVGLVTLVFLVGFLIWGAVYFWTLYRVVKGWLNLAEERPMYAD, from the coding sequence ATGGATGACTCGACCCGCAACCTTCAACCCGTTTCGGCTCGTCCGGAAACGACCGATCCACTCAAGAGCACGACCGGCTTCGTCTATCTTCTGCAGGCCCTGTCGTTCATCTTCGGCGTCACATCCGTCCTCGGCGTCGTCGTCAACTACCTGCGCCTCGCCGAGGTGCGAGGCACTTGGCTCGAATCCCATTTCGTCTGGCAGATCAGAACCTTTTGGTTCCAGGTGTTGTGGGGCCTCGTCGGTCTGGTCACCCTCGTGTTCTTGGTCGGCTTCCTGATCTGGGGTGCGGTGTACTTCTGGACTCTGTATCGCGTGGTGAAGGGGTGGCTCAATCTTGCGGAGGAGCGGCCGATGTATGCCGACTGA
- a CDS encoding tyrosine-type recombinase/integrase, with amino-acid sequence MASIRKLTDGRNKPWQVRITRKGQTLPPEYFRTKREASAFAAKVEADFDLWSKVLGGELRRHTFADLVDRYMSAYRGKDDSLPARMAWWKDEYGDRSISDFTDDTLRDGLARLAEGTAKQGGHKVTETERKLSPATLNRYKTAVGTLYKTAIDAGWYGIKINPAAGIRKRKENNSRFGRCLEDGERERLLDACDRSTTWPDLGLFVRLALATGARRGELLKLEWKDADLKGGSILLRATKNGDDRRVPLLGEVRSLLKERAKVRRLDDPRVFAWSTRKQEKMQPAERELSAQPVDEAWASAKAAAGVENLRIHDLRHSCGSYLAKAGASAFQIAAILGHRSGPGLTARYVHLVAEDSRDLMESALGGITGGKGNG; translated from the coding sequence GTGGCATCTATCCGCAAGCTGACGGACGGTAGAAACAAACCCTGGCAGGTCCGTATCACCCGAAAGGGTCAAACCCTCCCACCCGAATACTTCCGCACCAAACGCGAGGCATCAGCGTTCGCCGCGAAGGTAGAGGCTGATTTCGATCTGTGGTCCAAGGTGCTCGGCGGCGAGCTGCGACGCCACACCTTCGCGGATCTGGTGGACCGCTACATGAGCGCCTACCGAGGCAAGGACGACAGCCTGCCCGCGCGCATGGCTTGGTGGAAGGATGAGTATGGCGACCGCTCGATCTCCGACTTCACCGACGACACCCTGCGCGACGGTCTTGCCCGGCTCGCCGAGGGCACCGCCAAGCAAGGGGGGCACAAGGTCACGGAGACCGAGCGCAAGCTCTCGCCCGCTACCCTGAACCGCTACAAGACGGCTGTCGGGACGCTCTACAAGACCGCGATCGACGCGGGTTGGTACGGCATCAAGATCAATCCTGCTGCGGGGATCCGCAAGCGCAAGGAGAACAACTCCCGCTTCGGGCGCTGCCTGGAAGACGGCGAGCGTGAGCGGCTGCTCGATGCGTGCGATCGGTCCACCACCTGGCCGGATCTCGGGCTCTTTGTTCGGCTGGCCCTGGCCACCGGGGCACGCCGCGGGGAGCTGCTGAAGCTCGAATGGAAGGACGCGGACCTTAAAGGCGGTTCGATCCTGTTGCGCGCAACCAAGAACGGAGACGATCGGCGCGTCCCCCTGCTCGGGGAGGTCCGCTCGCTGCTGAAGGAACGCGCCAAGGTTCGGCGCCTGGACGACCCGCGCGTCTTCGCCTGGAGTACCCGCAAGCAAGAGAAGATGCAGCCGGCCGAGCGCGAACTGAGCGCGCAACCTGTCGATGAAGCATGGGCCAGCGCCAAGGCTGCCGCGGGGGTCGAGAACCTTCGCATCCATGACCTTCGCCACTCGTGCGGCTCCTACCTCGCCAAAGCCGGCGCGTCGGCCTTCCAGATCGCCGCGATACTTGGGCATCGGTCCGGCCCCGGATTGACCGCCCGCTATGTCCACCTGGTCGCGGAGGATTCACGCGACCTGATGGAGTCGGCGCTCGGAGGGATCACGGGAGGGAAGGGTAATGGTTGA